A genomic stretch from Astatotilapia calliptera chromosome 4, fAstCal1.2, whole genome shotgun sequence includes:
- the cbx7a gene encoding chromobox homolog 7a, translating to MELSSIGDQVFAVESITNKRVRKGAVEYLLKWQGWPQKYSTWEPEDNILDPLLVLAYEENREKIRTLTYRRKGLRPRRPILRNVFAMDLRSAHKMTEKPPPRIRLSLTRSMSTDVDHVEHGSMYQRQVRRNGWQRVAKGGRDGKRMHLQKKKMEPMEEDWGGTSEEEKSESTMGERCEGSLYGLSECSSPALLEQHDLELQVGEKLGGDLMPVSSHTWIDIMGECDSTPKPMLVRSQSKDSTSASEARLGDAVSVSDRSDSDRGEEGWESGPERSNATSVIVSIRGSRGTAGDAATVCSLAEVRKEEARGDDRIVAPETASPTADQPKTVILTKVTINSVTVTFKEARVAEGFFKGY from the exons ATGGAGCTGTCTTCAATTGGAGACCAAGTGTTTGCAGTGGAGTCGATAACAAATAAGAGGGTGAGAAAG GGTGCTGTGGAGTATCTATTGAAATGGCAGGGATGGCCCCAAAA GTACAGTACCTGGGAACCAGAGGACAATATTTTGGACCCTCTCCTTGTTCTGGCCTACGAGGAGAA CCGGGAGAAGATAAGAACTCTGACCTATCGCAGGAAAGGTCTTAGACCGAGGAGGCCCATCCTGCGG AATGTCTTTGCCATGGACCTCCGCAGCGCTCACAAGATGACGGAGAAGCCTCCGCCCCGCATTCGCCTCTCCCTCACCCGCTCCATGAGCACAGACGTGGACCACGTTGAGCACGGCAGCATGTACCAGCGCCAGGTGAGGAGGAATGGCTGGCAGAGGGTGGCCAAAGGAGGGCGAGATGGCAAACGTATgcatctgcagaagaagaagatggagcCCATGGAGGAGGACTGGGGCGGCACCAGTGAAGAAGAGAAGTCTGAGAGCACCATGGGGGAGAGATGTGAAGGCAGTTTATATG GCCTGTCAGAGTGCAGCTCACCTGCTTTGCTCGAGCAACATGACCTGGagctgcaggtgggggagaagTTGGGTGGTGACCTGATGCCGGTAAGCTCGCACACGTGGATCGACATTATGGGCGAGTGCGATTCGACACCGAAGCCAATGCTTGTGCGCAGCCAATCAAAGGACAGCACCTCTGCATCTGAGGCCAGACTGGGCGATGCAGTTTCTGTGAGTGACAGGTCAGATTCGGACAGAGGAGAAGAGGGCTGGGAGTCAGGCCCGGAGAGAAGCAATGCAACCTCAGTGATAGTGAGCATTCGGGGGAGCAGGGGGACGGCAGGTGACGCCGCTACCGTCTGCTCCCTGGCTGAGGTGAGGAAGGAGGAAGCGAGAGGCGACGATCGAATCGTCGCCCCAGAGACTGCTTCCCCAACAGCAGATCAGCCGAAGACCGTCATCTTGACAAAAGTGACTATAAACTCTGTGACGGTGACGTTTAAAGAAGCGAGGGTGGCCGAAGGCTTCTTTAAGGGCTACTGA